The proteins below come from a single Vitis vinifera cultivar Pinot Noir 40024 chromosome 9, ASM3070453v1 genomic window:
- the LOC100244707 gene encoding pleiotropic drug resistance protein 1, translated as MATADIYRASGSLRRNGSSIWRSSGADVFSRSSRDEDDEEALKWAALEKLPTYNRLRRGLLMGSEGEASEIDIHNLGFQDKKNLVERLVKVAEEDNEKFLLKLKNRIDRVGIDVPEIEVRFEHLTIDAEAFVGSRALPSFHNFIFSKLEGILNAVRILPSKKRKFTILNDVSGIIKPRRLTLLLGPPSSGKTTLLLALAGKLDPNLKVMGRVTYNGHGMNEFVPQRTAAYISQHDTHIGEMTVRETLAFSARCQGVGDRYDMLAELSRREKAANIKPDPDLDVFMKAAATEGQKENVVTDYTLKILGLDICADTMVGDEMIRGISGGQRKRVTTGEMLVGPSKALFMDEISTGLDSSTTYQIINSLKQTIHILNGTAVISLLQPAPETYNLFDDIILLSDSQIVYQGPREDVVEFFESMGFKCPARKGVADFLQEVTSRKDQAQYWARKDVPYSFVTVKEFAEAFQSFHIGRKVADELASPFDRAKSHPAALTTKKYGVRKKELLDANMSREYLLMKRNSFVYIFKLTQLAVMAVIAMTLFLRTEMHKNSTDDGNIYTGALFFTVVMIMFNGMAELAMAIAKLPVFYKQRDLLFYPAWAYALPTWVLKIPITFVEVGVWVFITYYVIGFDPNVERLFRQYLLLLLVNQMASGLFRFIAAAGRNMIVANTFGAFALLMLLALGGFILSYDNVKKWWIWGYWSSPLMYAQNAIVVNEFLGKSWSKNVTDSTESLGVTVLKSRGFFTDAHWYWIGAGALLGFIFVFNIFYTLCLNYLNPFEKPQAVIIEESDNAKTATTERGEQMVEAIAEANHNKKKGMVLPFQPHSITFDDIRYSVDMPEEMKSQGALEDRLELLKGVSGAFRPGVLTALMGVSGAGKTTLMDVLAGRKTGGYIEGNITISGYPKKQETFARISGYCEQNDIHSPHVTVHESLLYSAWLRLPSDVNSETRKMFIEEVMELVELTPLRDALVGLPGVNGLSTEQRKRLTIAVELVANPSIIFMDEPTSGLDARAAAIVMRTVRNTVDTGRTVVCTIHQPSIDIFEAFDELLLMKRGGQEIYVGTLGRHSSHLINYFEGIEGVSKIKDGYNPATWMLEVTTGAQEGTLGVDFTEIYKNSDLYRRNKDLIKELSQPAPGTKDLYFATQYSQPFFTQFLACLWKQRWSYWRNPPYTAVRFLFTTFIALMFGTMFWDLGTERTRQQDLLNAMGSMYAAVLFLGVQNAQSVQPVVVVERTVFYRERAAGMYSALPYAFGQALVEIPYVFAQAVVYGVIVYAMIGFEWTAAKFFWYLFFMFFTLLYFTFYGMMAVAATPNQNIASIVAATFYTLWNLFSGFIVPRNRIPVWWRWYYWICPVAWTLYGLVTSQFGDIQDTLLDKNQTVKQFLDDYFGFKHDFLGVVAAVVVGFVVLFLFIFAYAIKAFNFQRR; from the exons ATGGCCACTGCTGACATTTATAGAGCCAGTGGTAGTTTAAGGAGGAACGGTTCTTCGATATGGAGGAGCTCCGGTGCGGATGTTTTCTCCCGATCTTCGAGGGATGAGGATGATGAGGAAGCTTTGAAATGGGCCGCACTCGAGAAACTTCCCACCTACAATCGGTTGAGGAGAGGTTTGCTGATGGGATCCGAGGGTGAGGCCAGTGAAATTGATATCCATAACCTTGGGTTTCAGGACAAGAAGAATTTAGTGGAGCGGTTGGTAAAAGTCGCTGAAGAGGACAATGAGAAGTTCTTGTTGAAGCTCAAGAATCGTATCGATAG AGTTGGAATTGATGTTCCCGAAATTGAAGTTAGATTTGAGCATCTTACCATCGATGCAGAAGCTTTTGTAGGAAGCAGAGCTTTGCCTTCattccataatttcatttttagtaAACTTGAG GGTATCCTGAACGCTGTGCGCATTCTTCCAAGTAAAAAGAGGAAATTCACTATTCTCAATGATGTTAGTGGAATCATCAAACCACGCAG ATTGACTTTGCTTTTAGGTCCTCCAAGTTCTGGAAAGACCACCCTCTTATTGGCATTGGCTGGAAAGCTTGATCCCAATCTAAAG GTTATGGGAAGGGTGACATACAACGGCCATGGCATGAATGAGTTTGTACCCCAGAGAACTGCAGCCTATATCAGCCAACATGATACCCATATAGGAGAAATGACTGTAAGGGAAACCTTGGCATTCTCTGCAAGATGCCAGGGTGTTGGAGATCGATATG ACATGTTAGCAGAGCTGTCAAGAAGAGAGAAAGCAGCAAATATTAAGCCTGATCCTGATCTTGATGTCTTCATGAAG GCAGCAGCAACAGAAGGTCAGAAGGAAAATGTTGTCACTGATTATACATTGAAG ATTCTGGGACTAGACATCTGTGCAGATACCATGGTAGGAGATGAGATGATAAGGGGTATCTCTGGAGGACAAAGGAAGCGTGTCACAACAG GTGAGATGCTGGTCGGACCATCAAAGGCACTGTTCATGGATGAGATCTCTACTGGCTTGGACAGCTCAACAACTTATCAAATCATCAATTCTCTCAAGCAAACCATCCATATTCTCAATGGGACTGCTGTCATCTCTCTCCTCCAGCCAGCACCTGAGACTTACAATCTTTTTGATGACATCATTCTCCTATCTGATAGTCAGATTGTTTATCAGGGTCCTCGTGAAGATGTGGTTGAATTTTTTGAATCCATGGGCTTCAAATGTCCTGCAAGGAAGGGTGTGGCAGACTTCCTGCAAGAA GTAACATCTAGAAAAGATCAGGCCCAGTATTGGGCACGTAAAGATGTGCCTTACAGTTTTGTCACAGTCAAAGAATTTGCTGAGGCATTCCAGTCATTTCACATTGGACGGAAAGTAGCAGATGAGCTTGCATCGCCATTTGATAGGGCCAAAAGCCACCCAGCTGCTTTGACGACCAAAAAGTATGGTGTTAGAAAGAAGGAACTGTTGGATGCCAACATGTCAAGAGAGTACTTGCTGATGAAGAGGAActcatttgtttatattttcaaaCTCACCCAA ctTGCAGTAATGGCAGTGATTGCAATGACACTCTTCCTAAGAACTGAGATGCACAAAAATTCAACAGATGATGGAAACATTTACACGGGTGCTTTGTTCTTCACTGTTGTCATGATCATGTTTAATGGAATGGCAGAACTTGCCATGGCAATTGCAAAACTTCCTGTCTTTTACAAGCAAAGAGACCTTCTCTTCTATCCTGCATGGGCATATGCTCTTCCCACATGGGTGCTCAAGATCCCCATCACATTTGTTGAAGTTGGTGTTTGGGTGTTCATCACTTACTACGTCATTGGATTTGATCCAAATGTGGAAAG GTTGTTTAGACAGTATCTTCTCCTCTTGCTTGTTAATCAGATGGCATCTGGATTATTTCGATTTATAGCAGCAGCCGGTAGAAACATGATTGTTGCAAACACATTTGGGGCATTTGCTTTACTTATGCTCTTGGCATTGGGTGGTTTTATCCTGTCATATG ATAATGTCAAGAAATGGTGGATTTGGGGTTACTGGTCTTCCCCTCTGATGTATGCACAGAATGCAATAGTGGTAAATGAATTCCTTGGGAAGAGTTGGAGCAAA AATGTCACCGATTCAACAGAATCCCTTGGAGTCACAGTATTGAAGTCTCGTGGGTTCTTCACAGACGCACACTGGTACTGGATAGGAGCTGGGGCACTGCTTGGATTCATATTTGTTTTCAACATCTTTTACACCCTCTGCCTTAATTACCTAAATC CATTTGAGAAGCCTCAAGCTGTTATAATAGAAGAGTCTGACAATGCCAAAACTGCAACCACAG AGCGGGGAGAGCAAATGGTAGAAGCCATTGCTGAGGCTAATCATAATAAGAAGAAAGGAATGGTTCTTCCATTCCAACCACATTCAAtcacttttgatgatattaGATACTCAGTTGACATGCCAGAG GAAATGAAAAGTCAAGGTGCCCTTGAAGACAGACTGGAGCTTCTGAAAGGGGTGAGTGGTGCTTTCAGGCCTGGTGTTCTTACAGCTCTGATGGGTGTTAGCGGTGCTGGTAAAACCACTCTCATGGATGTACTGGCTGGTCGGAAAACCGGTGGATATATTGAGGGTAACATCACTATTTCTGGCTACCCAAAGAAGCAAGAGACTTTTGCTCGAATTTCTGGATACTGTGAGCAGAAtgacatccactctcctcatgTTACTGTCCATGAGTCCTTGCTCTACTCAGCTTGGCTGCGGTTGCCTTCTGATGTGAATTCTGAAACCAGAAAG ATGTTCATTGAGGAAGTCATGGAGCTTGTGGAACTGACCCCATTGAGGGATGCACTGGTTGGGTTGCCAGGTGTAAATGGTCTCTCAACCGAGCAGCGCAAGAGGCTGACTATTGCAGTTGAGCTTGTGGCAAATCCCTCAATAATATTCATGGATGAGCCAACTTCAGGGCTAGATGCAAGAGCTGCTGCAATTGTTATGAGAACAGTCAGAAACACAGTGGACACAGGAAGAACAGTTGTGTGCACCATCCATCAGCCAAGTATTGACATATTTGAGGCCTTCGATGAG TTGCTCCTGATGAAGCGTGGAGGGCAAGAGATATATGTGGGAACACTGGGTAGACATTCTTCCCATctgataaattattttgag GGAATTGAAGGAGTCAGTAAAATCAAAGATGGTTATAACCCTGCAACCTGGATGCTGGAAGTTACCACCGGAGCACAAGAAGGAACTTTGGGGGTAGATTTCACTGAAATATACAAGAATTCAGACCTATACAG GAGAAACAAAGATTTAATTAAAGAACTGAGCCAACCTGCCCCTGGTACAAAAGACCTCTATTTCGCTACTCAATACTCCCAACCCTTCTTCACCCAATTTTTGGCATGCTTATGGAAACAACGTTGGTCATACTGGCGCAACCCACCATACACGGCAGTGAGATTTCTCTTCACAACTTTCATAGCCTTGATGTTTGGGACAATGTTCTGGGATCTGGGCACCGAAAG GACAAGGCAACAAGATCTGTTAAACGCAATGGGTTCTATGTATGCTGCTGTTCTCTTCCTTGGGGTTCAGAACGCCCAATCGGTCCAGCCAGTCGTTGTAGTTGAACGAACAGTCTTTTACAGAGAAAGAGCTGCAGGAATGTATTCAGCCCTGCCATATGCCTTTGGACAA GCTCTAGTTGAGATTCCATATGTATTTGCACAAGCTGttgtgtatggtgttatagttTATGCAATGATTGGATTTGAATGGACTGCCGCTAAGTTCTTCTGGTATCTGTTCTTCATGTTCTTCACGTTATTGTACTTCACCTTCTATGGCATGATGGCTGTGGCTGCCACACCAAATCAAAATATTGCTTCCATTGTTGCCGCAACATTTTATACATTATGGAACCTCTTTTCAGGTTTTATAGTCCCACGAAAC AGAATTCCGGTGTGGTGGAGATGGTACTATTGGATATGTCCAGTTGCATGGACTTTGTATGGATTGGTTACATCACAGTTTGGAGATATACAGGACACACTACTTGACAAAAATCAAACGGTGAAACAATTCTTGGATGATTATTTTGGGTTCAAACATGATTTCCTGGGAGTGGTTGCAGCTGTGGTTGTTGGGTTTGTGGTGCTGTTCTTATTCATCTTTGCCTACGCCATTAAGGCATTTAACTTCCAAAGGCGATAA